The DNA window ATTTTCTAAATTTATGAACTATTCCATTCTCTACTCCTACACCTCCCCATACATTCACACATACGTTCACAGGAAGTGCCCAAACTATATCAGTACAACATAGGAGGGACCCTGGAACTCCCTCTCTTCAACCTGATGCCCCTTTCTGggtctggtcttttctgagctaAGTCACCAAGGGAAATGGGCAGCCAGCAGCTCTTAGGGAAGCTGAAGGGAACAGATGCTCAGGCTGGAAAAGCACCCCTGTCCATTTCCTAGCTCATATTTCATACCTAGAAAAATAGGTGAGCTGGGCATTGGTGGTGACACAGCTATTGGCTACTCCCACATGTAGATTTCCTAGCTCTCACACAAAATTGGCCCAGGGAAAAGTGAGACACTCTTTTCACCCATTGTCATAGGTCTGTTTCTCGGCAGcatttgagagcttgtttggaggttgtAGCAGGGGAGCACAGATACTCATATACCCTTGACCAAAGAACAGTCCTCTTTTATTAGGCAGACTTTGTCCTCTTCATCCGAGCGTGCAACTTTGGGAAGGATGcacatggagcagtgagagaggaaggggacacctgcctagccagccagattaGCCAAATCAATGCTGGTGATCATGGGGTGACCTATGTCATATccttctgcagcatttgaaagGGCATGAACATGGACTTTGGGGTTAAATCTGGATTTGAATTCTAAAACTCTAATTTATTACCTGTGTGATTAGAACAATTGATTTAACTTCATAAAACATCTATGTTCTTTTCTGAAAATGGTTTTGATAATAGCTACCATGATGAAATTAGGGATAGGGCCAggtgagcatggtgacacatgtctttaatcccagcacttaggaggtggaggtaggagaatcactgtgagttcgaagccagcctgagactacatagtgaattccaggttagcctgggctagagtgagaccctgcctcaaaaatccagAAAGGGGTGGGGAGTAGGAAGCATGTAGCCTCATATCTCTTCTATTGGGTCTCCAGCAGAACCTGGCTACCTTGTCCCCTTTTCTCTCACCCAGAGACTAACTGGTGCCTCATACATAGGCAGTAGAGTCTGATTCTTACCTGTGTTGTAGTGCTTGGTACAATAGCCTAGATCCTTCTCATCACGCAAGATAAACTGGGGCAGAGTCAGCCCCTCAGCCACTTGGACAGCAGGAGCATCTTCCAGCCACTCAAACACAAGATCATTCATGGTGTAACCAACTGCAAGTGACAGAGATAGCAAAGAGCTGCAGAGTGTGGGTGTGGGGTGGAATACAGACAGACTTAAAGCTGGCAGGAAGAAACAGTTGAGGAAGGTGTGGGGTTTAGGAACTATATGCTCATTTTAGGAAGGGAAATGtttcttgtttctatttatttatttttatttcaagacagggtctcatttgagCCCAGAATGATGTGGAAGGCACTTTGTAGCCCCggactggcctaaaactcacagcagtatttctacctcagcctcctgagtcctggaataaaaggtgtatgccactacacctgggtacaaaaagacaaatatttctGAGATGGGTATTCAGTCAATTGTCTCATGGGCCTAAACTAAGTGAGCAAGTCAGAAAGATTCCAGAAACTTCTCctacccaattcttttttttaaaaaaattgttcattttttatttatttatttgagagtggcagagagagagagaaagagacagagagagagagagattgagaacgggcacaccagggcttccagccactgcaaatgaacttcagatgcgtgcacccccttgtgcaactggctaatgtgggtcctggggaacccagcctcaaactggggtccttaggtttcacaggcaagtgcttaaccactaagccatctctccagccctctcctacaCAATTCTTGAGCTTGAGAAATGCCCAAAGAGAAATTATTCTGGCAGACCTAGAATGCAGGCTAAGAGGATTGGAAAGATGTCAAGGGCCCCAGCTGGGCACCTCCTGCCATTTCCTAAGCCCACAGGAGTAATCATGTGTACTAACCACATGTCTTGAGCTGAGCCAGCCTCAGAGCCAAGGCTTCCGCCACTTCACCTCAGGGAAGAGGAAGCTATTTCTGTCCTTCCAGCCATGCATGGAAGAATGTGCATACCACACACTCCTAGCCAGGGACTTGAACTGGGACAAACTGAGAGTTAATATCCAAACGTGACAAATTGCTCACAAATAGCTAGCAGTTCATGAAGGCTCATACCACATGTACAGGACCCTATTCACACACGTCAGAATATACCAAAGCTTACAGAATTTAGTGTAGTGCCTTGACACAATATAGCTGTGTGACTTTCGACAAGTCATTTCTTCTTCTATATTATGGGGATAGTAGAGGCTGTTTTGCCCATGTTTCAAAGTGGTTGTGGAGGAGCAATGAAACCTGCATGTGAAAGTGATTTATGAACTTCAGTCAGACCACAAGACACATCATATGCATTGTTGGCTGTTGGTATGTGCTAGAAACAGCCTTGCAAGCCTTCTTTTCTGAGGATCCTGAGGACATCTCCTAATCTCAGTTTAACCTCATCAAGGAAATGGTTGAAGAGAAGCAGATGATGGGCCAGCCTTTCCATCCTTTGTCTCATCTATACATTAGGCAGCCCCTATAGACTAGTACCTCTCCCACAGAAGAGCCCTTGCCTGACCTTTCTGGGCACTTTCTTATGCCTGGAACTGTTGTCTCCTACTTCTCTCCAGTCATTGTCTGTATACATGGGGCATCAAAGTTCCAAGAGTATACCTACCTTGCCAACATTGGCATATTTGCGGGCATTTTTCAAAGCTGTAATCCAGATATAGTAAAACTATTTCAGGGATTTCAAAAGGGAACATACCTTGGGCATAAGAAGCATCCTTCAAATAGTCTCCCACAGCTATTCCGAGAACATTTTTGTATAAGGCTTGTGCCATCATAGCCCTCTATGAAATAGCCAGCCCAGTAAGTAACATGAAGTGGAAAAACACCCTGAGCTATGTATCAAGAAGCCTTGAATTCTGTTCTCATCTATGCCAAGACCTGACTATGTTTGCTTAGAAAAGTCCCTCTCCTGTCTGAAATATTATGGGAAAGCCTTAGCTAGCTGTTATTTCAGATCTTGCTCTATGACTCTCTAGGGATACTTACAGCTTTCCAGCTGCATTGTGCATGTCTGGATGTCCATGGGGAAATTCTTGAGGTCCATAGGGCAGGACAAAATGAGGGTCAATCTGGTGGGGAAAGTAAAAAAAATGGGATATCAGTTTAGTGAGGTCCAGCACCACACAGGAAGAACCTCCTTGCATCCCTCCACCTCCATTTGGCTTCTTCTTGATGAAAAAAATCTCCCTACTATCCACCAAGTGCACCTGATGCTGTAGAGCACATTCCCATTCTTGAAAATGCGCAGCAGCTTGTTGTCGGTGGTCACCTCATGGAAGTTGGCCCCTTTCTCATTAGCGAAGAAGAGGTCTGGCTTCCAAATAGAGTCTAACATGGAGGGGTCTAGGTCCAGAGAGTCATCAGGATATTCTCGGTAGGCCAGGCGTGGGTCATTCCATTGCTGCCGCAAGAAGACATTCACCCTGTAGTCCTGGCAGGATGAAGAGAAAGGCATATCAGTAGTAGTACTATTCCCAGAGGCTCAGAAAAGCCAATTTGGGAAGGAAAGCCATAGCTATGAGTAGGAAAAGTTGGAGGCACATCTTGAGGGTAATAGGCACTTTTCTATGGAAAAGAGTATTTAGGGGGCAGATATAGCAAAGATGAGAAGGAAGGGGGCATTTACTTGAGCACCTACTATACAAAGTGCTTTTGTTTTACAgtgctgaagattgaacccaggcccttgggCATATGAGAGAAATActataccactgagccacaaccccagccctAAGTACTTTCTTTACATGTATCATCTCACTTAAATCCCACAAGTCTTGTAAGGAGGGTGGCTTTATGATCAACATGTTTCAGATATgtaacaaggaaaaagaaaaattgttagggctagagaggtggctctagggttaaggtgcttgcctataaagcctaatgaccagagtttgatttcccagtacccacataaagccagatacacaaagtgacacatgtatctggagtccatttgcagtggctggtgaccctgctctacccatcctctctgtctctcttttatctcttctctctctctctctgtttgcaaataaataaataaaatattttcaattatttatttaaaagattattaAACTACTTTACATTCTTGATCAGCTGTTGCTTAGGGTAGTTTGACTTTAGCCATGGGAATCTTGGGCTAAGAAGAATATGTTACAAACTCAGACATCCCAGGGCTTCAACCATTACCATGAAACACAAAGTGTTGTAGTAATGGTAGCTTCCCCCACTTAGTCCCCCATTCATAATGGAATGGAAGTAGTGAACAGAAATACCCCTTACCATGGTGGTCTCGGTGACGGAGCCAAAACTGTTGATGAAGATGTTGCAGGTCACATTCACAGGTGGCCCTAAGGGTAGCAAAGCACAGCCCATTGGCAGGGTATTCCAGGAGGCTGGGCATGGGTTCCAAGACTCCCTCTGTGGGCATCAGGCCAAGCCACTGCTGGGAGAAAAGTGGCAGCTACACCAGCCCATGGGCAGCAAGGTGGTGAAGCTCTTTCTGAGCTATAAAAGGACTAGTCCTGGACCTCCAGCCTCCTTCCTTAAGGCAAGCCACAGAGGCTGGCTGAGTGCTACTAAAGGTAAGAAGTAGGCAGGAATTTTGTAGATGGATGTTTCTTACCTTTAAAATTAGGCCGAATCCTGGCATCATATCCAGATGTTCGTCCCATGAGCTTGTCCAGAAAATCAGATGGAGACATGGGCTGGGAGATTTTGGTTCCAGATTTGATATCCTCTTTTGCCAAAGCCACACTagacaggagaagaaagaaaaatctgagaACTGCGATTTTCTGCATTTATCACAGGGCTTTCCCAGCATAGATGGCCTTATCCTCAGTGCTCAATGACATGGGATTAGGGCTCTTActtccatttcacagatgagaaaactaaagCTTAAAAAGGAATTACTGGTCCAAATTCTCAGTTAGAGGTTAGCACAGTGAGGAAGGTGTTTGAAAATACTCAGAGAGTGAATTCTAACTTGCAATGTTTTTCTAATCTAGCCTAGCCAGAGATAGGAAGGGAATGAGGACAAAATGCATCCCTGAGAGTTGGTATCTAGTGCCTGGGCTTCATGTGAGACTGTTCAGGACTTAGAACCCAACTTCAGATGAGGGAGGGTTGCCTCCCGCCATTTGCTGTGGCATGAAGATATGGTTTAGTACAGAGCTGTATCCACTGCAGACAGCTGAACTCAACTATAGTTGAGTAATCAGGGATCTATGGTCATAGGACAATTTCCCAGTAATAAGGTGGTCATGTGGAAGATGACACCCACCTTTCCCCACCTAACAGCGTGATTTGGAGCAAGAGGTCAGTAGTTTGGGCCTGCATTAGAAGCCAGCCTCCATTTCCCCTGTCAAGTTTCCTTGTAAGAGCAGCAAAGCCccttacacatgcatgtgtaccagCATATTAACCAACACATAGGCTAGACACCAGGGACTCAGCAAAGTCACCTCAAGGGTAGAGGCAGATGTGAGGACCAAACTCAGGCTGGACTTCTGGCTGGGCCAGGTGCTTCCTGCTGCATCTGTCATCACTGTGCCAGAAGTGATAGTCACCTCTATTGCTGCCAGGACTGCTGCTGCACTGTGGGGCTGGGCATCAGGGTGACTGCTGCCTTTCAGAGTCCTAGTCTCCTTTGAGCCAGCAGGCCCCTCTTTCTCAGCAAGTCTGTGTAAGCCAGTGACTGATAGATTAATTAATATAGCTAAGGCACCATTTAAATACTTCACAAGCTTTATCTGGTTCTCACATCAGTCCTCTCTGATTATCTGTAATACAATCAGCCTTCCATATCCATGGACACTAGTTCTAGGACCCCCTTGTAGATACCCAAATCTGCAAATGCTCAAGCCCTTTATATAAAATGGTgtaatatttgcatataacctcTTAAGCATCCTCTGGAGTTCTCATATCATTTAGTACAATGTAAATGGTATACAAATAGTTGTTATACTATACTGTTTGGGAAATAATGACAGGACAAAGTCTATATGTGCTCAATATgggtacaattttttaaatatttatttatttatttacttgttagcagagagagagagataaagagaagagagacaaagaacatgggtatgacagggcctccagccactgtaaaggaacttgagatatacacaccactttgtgcatctggctttacatgggtactgtggaatcaaaccttggtcgttaggcttggcaggcaagtgccttaacctttgcaacatctctctagctctgggtacaatttttttttaagtttattttattttatttatttgagagcaacagacacagagagaaagacagatagagggaaagagagagaatgggcacgccagggcttccagcctctgcaaacgaactctagacgcgtgcgcccccttgtgcatctggctaacgtgggacctggggaaccgagcctcgaaccggggtccttaggcttcacaggcaagcgcttaaccgctaagccatctctccagcccacaatttttaaaataaaatatcttttggtTTGTGGTTGATTGAATCTGAAGACATGGAATGGGTGACTGTGGAAGGCTGACCATATAGATGAGATTTAAGGTCAGTCAGTTGAAGTTACTTCTCCAGGACCATAAAACTAGTGAGTGATAAAGCCAAGTTTCAAACCCAGAGCTACTGACTTCAGGACTAGTGAATCTACCACAGCCTATGAGGCAAGCAGCCTAGGTTGAGCTACTAGGGAATCATAGTGAGAAAAGTTTGGAACTGACCTCCTAGAGTTCTGCCTCACTTAATCTCCAAAGCAAAAAGAAGCCCTTACCCTGGGGATAGAGGCCACCCTGGCCCCCAGAAGGAGTGGCCAAGCAGGTGGCATAAGCAGGCTGTGGAAATCCGAGAAGGTTGGTGTTGGTGCTGGAGCAAGCAGAAGTCTGTGGCTTCACCACAGGATGTCCATGCTAGCCAGGTGCTTCTGCTGCTGTCGCTGCTGTTGTTTCTGGCCATCTGCCATCTGCCTGCTGCGAGGCCACATGGCTCTGCATAAGGAGCAACCAGACCCTCTCTATTTCCTCAGCCACACTCAGACCACCTTTCCCACTAGTCCCAGTTCTAGAGGTCCAGGATAGGCTGTGGACTCAGCTGTCTTCAACTCCAAACACTGTTGTGGTCTCCTCTTCTGGGACTATATTGTCTCAGGACCTGAGAGTTAGAGTCATTTTGTAAAGCCACTTCTCCTCCCTTTCATTCCACAAAAGTAGAACCCAGAAGGCTCAAGAGCTGACAATCCTTCTCATACAAGGCCCTGGGGGTAGGGTGAGAAGAGAACTCTGATTTAGCTACTGGATACTTGAGCAATCTTGCAGGTCACTACCAATCTTTTTTGGTTTCAATATCCATATTACACTAAATAGCTTGGACTTAAGATCCTCTAAAGGTCCATTTTGTTCTGATTGCCTCCAGTCCTCAAGCACAAAGTGGGAATTCTATCACTGGAGCTCGGGCCTTGAAGCAACCTCCCCTCCAGAAGAGCCAACAAAGCCCAATGGGATGATTTCAATGTGTCCATATCCTCCTGTCAACTCTGCTGAACTGTCATTCCATTTGGAGCTGCTTTTCGCTTCTAAGATGACTGTCCCACTCTGTATCCCTGCCTACCTGCCAGGCAATGTGTCTGCAAGCAACAGGACAAGAGACTCCTCAGAGGCAAGCAGTTCTGAGGTGCTACTTCGATTTAAAGGAAGAGGAGGATACTGATGTGACACTCATTCCTTCCACCTTGGGAAGAACTCCTTTGAAAATCACTTATGTCCAAGCCATAGCCATCTTTCCTGCTCAGCTCACCTTGTCAAATTGGACTGGCTCCTGATGTGATGAGAAAGGGTCCATCAGTGAGGGGACATTTACAATGAGCCCCAAACACACTTTGCCTGTAACTCTAGGAAATTACTGCTACTCAAGGCCCCTAGAGGGACATTGAGCAATTTTGTTTGTATACACAGGCAGGTTGATTGCAGGAAACCAAGGCTGGGGCAGCCCAGCATCCATCCTGATGTGGTCTGGTGGAAGCCCTTTGCCACTTGAAGCCTCTTGGGCAGGCGGCTGAGGTGTCTCTGTCATTTTTAGGGATTTCAGCAGAATGTGGCCCGGTTGATAGGGAGATGGGGTTTGGTGGCAGGATAGATGGTCTCCATTTCAGACACTCAGCTACATTGCTCCTACTCAGACCTAGGAAAGCATCCATGCAGAAGCCCTGTCACCAGCACTGGGACCCTCCAACTGTACTGGACAGTTCTTGGGTCCTAATTGAGGGGATGTGGTCTCACCTGGAACCCTCAAACTATGGGCTGTATACAAACTTAGAGAAAACTGTGCCAGCTGCCCCCCACCTCCCAGCCAGTGTTTGCATGCACCTCCTTCTCAACCCCCGCTTAGCTCACCTGAGGAGAACCTGCCCTGGCAGAGtccagaggagaagaaaggagagggttGCAGGAGCAAAAGTTGTCATTTCGCAGGGACCTTGGAGCCCTTTCTCAGCCTGACTGTCAAGGTGAGAGTGGATATCccttcaggaaaaacaaaagtacAGAGCCTTTCTCCAACTTGGGCTGGCAGCAAGCAAGAAGCCAGTAGGACTGGGCTAGAGTTGCACTCTCTCCTCTTCTGCTTCTTTTCCTCTGCCCTGTCCTTACCAGTTAAGAACTAGAACCATCCTCCTGGAACTGAACCTGACAGAGATAACCCTACTGGCTCCTGCTTGGGCTTGCTTTGGGCCGTGGAGGGTCTCAGCCTGCCAGCTAGGGAGCCAGGAAAGATTCTCCCTAGATATCAATCATTCTCCAAACCCTGGAGAGTCTTGGagtggagggagaaaagagaccgGTAGAAAGATGTTTCCTTCCCTCTCACATCCCCCTAGATGCACCCTCCTCGGAAAGCAGCAATTTAAAGGCACAGTCGCTAGCAGCTGGAGTGGGGTTCCCAGCTTGTCTGTGTACTGGGGAGGAGCTTGGGCTGCCTCTGCTGCTTAGGGAGAGCCTGAGGTGTTTGGTCCAACCTCCAACTCTCCAGCTGGAGCAAGCACACGTAGGCAGTCCttctgctccccaccccccagctaaCAGATTTTCCTTTAGCCTGGAGCTAAGCTGGGACATAACAGTAAGGTTTTAATGATTTTTCTAAGGGGAGAAGACCCAGAGGGATTAGGCAGAAACACTGGATATCTTGAAGGTGTCACAGTTTCAGCTGGGAGAGAGGTGTGCTGGAGGCTGAGTGCAGGGGCAGATTTTCCCCACTCTCTGGATGGAGAAAAGGAGGATGGATACTACCTATGTGGCTGCCTGGTACCATAATTTGTCCCTCTGCTTGCCCTTGATTCTTGTAGTTGTGCATTCTCCCCCTGATTATTTCCCTCCCTCAGGGTATCTCTGGGAAACATGAGGCCGCCTGTTGCTCTTAAAACCCTTCATTCTCAATATTCCTTCCCCAACCCTGCTCCAGGGAAGGGGTAACTCTCCTGGGTAAGGTTAAAGGCCAAGTTCACATGGGACACTAGCTTTATAGGCTTCCAAGGAAtcacagagaaggaaaatggaCTGAGACAGTGACCTAGCAGCCCCACA is part of the Jaculus jaculus isolate mJacJac1 chromosome X, mJacJac1.mat.Y.cur, whole genome shotgun sequence genome and encodes:
- the LOC101598882 gene encoding glycine receptor subunit alpha-4: MTTFAPATLSFLLLWTLPGQVLLSVALAKEDIKSGTKISQPMSPSDFLDKLMGRTSGYDARIRPNFKGPPVNVTCNIFINSFGSVTETTMDYRVNVFLRQQWNDPRLAYREYPDDSLDLDPSMLDSIWKPDLFFANEKGANFHEVTTDNKLLRIFKNGNVLYSIRLTLILSCPMDLKNFPMDIQTCTMQLESFGYTMNDLVFEWLEDAPAVQVAEGLTLPQFILRDEKDLGYCTKHYNTGKFTCIEVKFHLERQMGYYLIQMYIPSLLIVILSWVSFWINMDAAPARVGLGITTVLTMTTQSSGSRASLPKVSYVKAIDIWMAVCLLFVFAALLEYAAVNFVSRQHKEFMRLRRRQRRQRMEEDIIRESRFYFRGYGLGHCLQARDGGPMEGSSIYNPQPPAPLLKEGETMRKLYVDRAKRIDTISRAVFPFTFLIFNIFYWVVYKVLRSEDIHQAL